TCACGTAATAGAAGAGCCCGTCCGCGGTGCGGCCGTAGTCGTAGATGGCGATGGTGTTGGGATGGGTGAGCTGGCTGGTGAGCTGCACCTCGCGCTCGAAACGCTCCAGCCCGTGGCCGTCCGCGTCGTTGCGCAGCAGCTTGATGGCGGTGTGGCGGCGCAGCAGGGCGTGGCTGGCCAGATAGACCTCGCCCATGGCGCCGGCGCCCAGGCGCATGATGAGCGTGTACTGGCCCAGCTTGCGCGCCGCCTGCACCTGCTTGCGCAGGCCGTAGATGACATGGGAGACGAGCGTGGCCATGGTGACGGCCACGCCGCTCCAGAGCACGGCGTCCAGCGTGGGCACGTCCGAGCCGGAGTGCTGGCGCACCTGGGCCATCACGGCCACGACGGCCCCATCCGGCAGGGCGCCGAGCAGCGAAATCCAGAATGCCCGGCGCACGGTGCTCGGGACGATGACCGCGTGGGAGATGAGGGCGCCGTTGGTGCCGAGCAACAGCGACAGGGGATCCGCGTCGAAGTAGGCGTCCAGCTTGAGCAGGAAGAGCACGCCCAACAGGCCCGCGCTGTCCAACCAGGACAGGGTGCGCAGGGAGAGGGGCCCCGTCCGGCAGACCATCCACAGGATGAGCGAGAGGATGGCGCCAACCAGGTGAAAGGCGTAGCTGGGGTCCAGCAGGGCGTGGGCCCAGGGCACGCCCACGAAGAAGATCGCCGCCCCGGTGGTGACGACATAGAAGGCGGCGGTGAGGAAGAACAACGCCCGGTAGAGGAGCTCGAGCCGCTCCTGGAGAAAGGCGCGGGCCTCGTCGGACACGAGCGAAGTCGCGTCGAGCGAAAGCGGCGACGACAGGTGGGTCCTGACCGGGGAGAGCTCCATCGATCCCCAGTTCTACACCACCCGGACGGTAGGTGTGGATACCCCGTGTTCCCCGATAGGCTCAGGCAGAGAGGGGGTGGCCAGGCCAGGCCCGGCGAGCGCGCAGGAGGAACCGGCATCCATCGCATGCTTGGGGTTCGTCGCGCCCGGCTTCGCCGTCTCCGGCCTGGCCACCGCTCTCTCCCAAAAGAGACGCGGAAGCCATCGAACCCTGACACCCGGGCCTGACGCACCATGTTAAGGTCCCGCCCCTATGACCGACCCCCGTCCCCTCCTTCCTGAAGACAAGCGCACCCCCGCCGCGACCGAGGCCATGAAGGGCTTCCACCGTGACATCGTGGACCAGGTCCGCGCCGCCGTGGAGAAAGACGCCGTCGTGGTGGTGGGCATGGCGCAGAACCCCGTCGTCAAGCGCGTGCGCCAGACGCTCGAGCAGGCCAACATCCCCTTCACCTACCTGGAGTACGGCAGCTACTTCGGCATGTGGAAGCAGCGGCTCGCCATCAAGCTGTGGAGTGGTTGGCCCACCTTCCCCCAGGTCTTCGTGCGCGGCGTGCTCGTGGGCGGCTTCGACGACACGCGCAAGGCGCTGGAGGATGGCTCCTTCAAGAAGCTGCTCGGCAGCTGAGCACCGCACCCGCTTCCTGCGTTTCCGGGAGCAGGGGTCGAACCTGCATCCGCGGGGTCAAAGCCCGCTGTCCTGCCGTTAGACGATCCCGGAGGGAGTGCTCGCCCTCCAGGGACGCCAGGACCGGGGGAAGCTGACGCTGCCGCTCCCCTGCCCCACGACCCTGCCCCCGAGGGCATGTAGGCCCAGAGGCTCTCCGCTTCCCGAGCCTGGAAGCCGCGCAGGGGTTGCGCGCGCCTCTGGCTCCGGACGCAGGGCCTGCGCACCTCCCGGTCGGGTCCCTCGGGCGAAGGCGTGGCGTTGCCTTTGCACTGAGGAGGCTCACACAAGGCCTCCCGCCGCGTGGACGCAGTGGCCGCCGCGGCTCGGGCCCCCGACAGGAGCACGACCATGCGAGCCTTCCCCATGAACAACCGCCCGATGCCCTCCTACGAGCTGGAGGAGCCGCTTCCCGCACCGGCCCTGTGCACGGTGGGCGATGTCATGAGCCGGGAGGTGATCGCCGTCAACCCGGACACCAGCCTGCAGACGGCGGCCGAGCTGATGCTGGAGCACGCCATCAGCGGCATGCCCGTGGTGGATGAACAGGGGCAGCTGCTGGGCATGGTGTCCAAGACGGACCTGGTGCGCCAGCGGCTCGCCGCGGAGGATGAGTCCGGTGTGACGCTCCCCGCCGGCCAGCACCTGGTGGATGTCACCACCGTCGAGGACGTGATGACGCGGCACGTGCTCATCGTGCCGGAGAAGGCCTCGCTCACCGAGGCCGCGAAGATCATGGTCAACGCGGGCATCCACCGGGTGCCGGTGGTGAGCACCCGGGGCGTGCTGGCGGGGCTGGTGACCACCTCGGACATCGTGCGCTGGGTGGCGGGGCTGCCGTAGGACGGCGAACCCCCCGGGGCCGGCGCTACTGCACGTCCTGCAGGCTCCGGCCCTGGATCCACCCGTCGTGGTACACCACGCCCTCCGGGACGATGGTGCTGTTCCGGTAGAGGCCCACCTTCAGGTAGTTGGTCTGGCCCGAGTACAGGGTGGCCGCGGAGCGCTTGGGCAGCACGAGCTGGCCATTGCGGTACAGCTCGACGAAGCCCACGCCCGGGTTGGACGACCACTTCACGTGGAAGATGAAGTCCTGCCACTGCCCGCGCACCAGCGGCGTGCTCCACACCACCGTGCTGCCATTGACGCGCAGGTAGATCGTCTCCCCGTTGACGTAGAACTCCACCGGCGGCGAGCCGTTGTCACCGCTGTGGTGCCACTGGGTGAAGAGCTGCCACGTGTTCGCGCTGGGGTAGTTCGAGGCGAACATCGTGCTCCAGCGGTAGTAGTACTCGTCGCCCTCCTTCTCGTTCGTCATCTTCACCAGCTCGTTGCGGTTGCCGCTGGCGCTGATGGGGTTGTCTCCCTGGCGGACGGTGACCTTGATGGCATAGCTGCCCTGCCGCACCGGCGAGGGCAGCACCTGCAGCCGGTCCGAGCTGACCATCTGCGTCTTGCTCCACTGGGAGCGGTCACCCGTCTCGAAGTCACCGCGCCACACCACGCCGGAGCCGGTGCCCGTGCCGGTGCTGGTGGATGGAGCGCACGCGCGGGCCTCGGCGATGCTGGCCCAGTCGTTCAGGGTGTTGCCGTCGACGTAGATGCGCACGCGGCGCGTGGTGCGCTGAGAGAAGGAGTAGGTCTCCGCCGCCGTCGTCGTGCCGCTGCTCTTGCCGGTGTAGACCTGCGTGTAGTTCATCCCATCCGAGGACACGGACACGCGGAAGCTGCTGGCGCGCAGGTTGCCGGAGTGCCACGCGATGGAAACGCCCGAAACGGCCTTGTCGGAGCCCAGATCGTAGTCGATCCACGAGCCCTTGCCGAAGTTGCTCCAGCGCGTGTCGAGCCGGTCGTCCTTCGTATTGCCCGGCACGTTGCCGTCATGGCCGGAGGCAATCACCGCCGACGCGGTGAGGGGCACACAGTTCGGCGTGGTCAAAGCGTCCGAAGCGGCTTCCAGTGTCTCGGAGGGCTCGCCGAGGCTCAGGTCCTCGGCGTTTCCGCAGCCAACACCCGCGAGGGCGATCAGGGCTTCAACCAGCAGGAGGGTCTTCTTCACGTAGGGGCTCTCCATTGAGCTCGAGACAGAAAGGGAGTGGAACCGGACCGCACGCGGTGGCCGGTGGACTTCGACCGGGGGGTTTTCGAGACGCGGCTCTCCCGTTGCGCCAATCAGGGCCCTGCCCTGATCAACGAGAGGAATTGCACGCGGGTGTGAGGCTTTGACTCCTTGCCAAAGGCACACGCAGCATCCCTCATCTTTGTCTTCCAATCAACACGCCGCGTCGAAGCCCGCGTGGAGAGCAGGCGGACGGACGCGGCACAATAGACAGTCGGGAATAGGAAATCCGTTGCTAATCACAGACAGCTTTGCCAAGCGCGGCGTCCACGTGACAGCCCGGACGGCCCAGCGTCACGCAGTCCACGGCCTGCACCCAGCCGAGTTGCTCGTCGCAGTAGACACGCCGGGTGCCCTCGCAGCGGTCCACGAAGGAGGCATCGCAGACCGTAGCCGGAGCGAACACGCACCGCACGGAGTCCTCGTCCTCCTGCACGCAGACGCTATTGGGCGCCTTGCACTCGAGCACGGAGCGATGGGCCTCGAGGTCCGAGCCGATGTTGCACCACTCGTACTGGCTCCCGCCCACGCAGCGGTAACTGGAGTCGCACGCGTCCGAGCGGAAACAACCCGCGCTCCCGAGCAACACCAGGACACCGGCGCGGAGCAGACGGGACAGGGCGGACGGCATGGCGCGCTCCAGGAGACGTGTCAGAGACATTGCACCGGGCCCTCGGGCGTGCGGCGTCCGCACCGGCCGGTGCCGGTGTCGTTGGTACAGTCGTAGGCGGAGACATAGCCGCCCAGGCAGGAGACGAGCACCGTCCCCTCGCAGGAGGAGGCAAAGGGCTCGTCACACGGGGTGAGCGGTGAGCGCGCGCAGGAGATGCTGCCCCCCTCCGCATCCCGCCTGCCCGTGCGGCTCTCCACGCACAGCGGAGCGGGCTCCAGGCAGGGATACACCACGGGCGAACCTCGGCCCACGAGCTGATCGATTCCGACGTGGCAGTCCATGACGACGTTGCCCTCGCAATGGGGCTCGAAGTCGCACGCCACCCGGCAGCCGCCGAGGCAGGGCACACAGAGGGCCAAGGCCAGGAGCAAGGCCCGGCGGACACGGAGGGTGATGGGACACATGCGCAACTCCCGTCGAGACGGCCAGCCTATCCCGGATCCAGCAGTTCCCTGAGACGCGTCGCCACCACCCGGACCGCGGCACGCTCCCAGGCCTCGGGCTGGATGACCAACCACATCGGCCGGCGCGGGAGCTCGGGCACGTCGAAGAGGCGCTCCAGCTCCGACTCGACCTGGGCCCAACCGGCCGGCAGCACCGCGAGCCCGATTCCCTTGCGCACCGCCGCCAGGAGCGCCGGCATGCTGTTGGTCCTCAGCACGACCCGCGCGCCTTGCTGCTTCTCCATCCAGCGCGCCTCCGGCAACGCGCCGAGCTCGCCTCCCACCACCACCAGGTCGTGCCCTTCCAGCTCGCGCTCGCTCCGGGGCCGGCCCCGCTGCCGCAGGTAGCCCGGCACGCCGTACACCCCGAAGGTCTGCGCCTGGAGTTGTCTCACCTTGAGGCTCGCGCCTTCCGGCTTCGTCACCCGGATGGCCATGTCCGCCTCGCCACGCGCGAGGTCCACCGGCCGGTTGCCTCCGAGCAGCTCCAGGACGAGCCCCGGGTGCTCCTCCTTCAGCGCGCACAGCCCGCGATCGACCAGGTACGCGGCCAGCGCCTCCGTCGTGGCGATCCGCACGGTGCCCGCCACCGCCTCGGCCGGTGTCAGCTCGCCGCCCACCAGCCGGGCCAGCTCCGGCTCCAGCCTCGCCAGCCGCTGCCGGAGCTGCTCGCCCGCCGCCGATGGACGCAATCCCTCGCGTGTGCGAAGGAAGAGCCTCACGCGCAGCGACTTCTCCAGCGCCTGGATG
The sequence above is drawn from the Archangium gephyra genome and encodes:
- a CDS encoding serine/threonine-protein kinase encodes the protein MELSPVRTHLSSPLSLDATSLVSDEARAFLQERLELLYRALFFLTAAFYVVTTGAAIFFVGVPWAHALLDPSYAFHLVGAILSLILWMVCRTGPLSLRTLSWLDSAGLLGVLFLLKLDAYFDADPLSLLLGTNGALISHAVIVPSTVRRAFWISLLGALPDGAVVAVMAQVRQHSGSDVPTLDAVLWSGVAVTMATLVSHVIYGLRKQVQAARKLGQYTLIMRLGAGAMGEVYLASHALLRRHTAIKLLRNDADGHGLERFEREVQLTSQLTHPNTIAIYDYGRTADGLFYYVMEYLEGVDLDGLLMVDGPQPAARVIHMLRQVCGALEEAHGLGLLHRDIKPANLFLCRRRGMPDLVKVLDFGLVKEVGTDDLTASRVHMVVGTPLYLAPEAIVTPGRVDARADLYSLGAVGYALLTGSHVFEGRTSVEICSHHLHTAPTPPGARLGRELPRDLCDILMRCLSKHPDDRYASARELRLALDTCADAGRWTEEDAERWWMMNGSNMETARPRRDPSGLTGTQTLVTEMVNRVA
- a CDS encoding glutaredoxin domain-containing protein; translated protein: MTDPRPLLPEDKRTPAATEAMKGFHRDIVDQVRAAVEKDAVVVVGMAQNPVVKRVRQTLEQANIPFTYLEYGSYFGMWKQRLAIKLWSGWPTFPQVFVRGVLVGGFDDTRKALEDGSFKKLLGS
- a CDS encoding HPP family protein, producing the protein MRAFPMNNRPMPSYELEEPLPAPALCTVGDVMSREVIAVNPDTSLQTAAELMLEHAISGMPVVDEQGQLLGMVSKTDLVRQRLAAEDESGVTLPAGQHLVDVTTVEDVMTRHVLIVPEKASLTEAAKIMVNAGIHRVPVVSTRGVLAGLVTTSDIVRWVAGLP
- a CDS encoding heparin lyase I family protein, with translation MKKTLLLVEALIALAGVGCGNAEDLSLGEPSETLEAASDALTTPNCVPLTASAVIASGHDGNVPGNTKDDRLDTRWSNFGKGSWIDYDLGSDKAVSGVSIAWHSGNLRASSFRVSVSSDGMNYTQVYTGKSSGTTTAAETYSFSQRTTRRVRIYVDGNTLNDWASIAEARACAPSTSTGTGTGSGVVWRGDFETGDRSQWSKTQMVSSDRLQVLPSPVRQGSYAIKVTVRQGDNPISASGNRNELVKMTNEKEGDEYYYRWSTMFASNYPSANTWQLFTQWHHSGDNGSPPVEFYVNGETIYLRVNGSTVVWSTPLVRGQWQDFIFHVKWSSNPGVGFVELYRNGQLVLPKRSAATLYSGQTNYLKVGLYRNSTIVPEGVVYHDGWIQGRSLQDVQ
- a CDS encoding LysR family transcriptional regulator; translation: MQYCVAPMQATSWDDLRFFLAVARHGTLATAARELGVNASTAGRRIQALEKSLRVRLFLRTREGLRPSAAGEQLRQRLARLEPELARLVGGELTPAEAVAGTVRIATTEALAAYLVDRGLCALKEEHPGLVLELLGGNRPVDLARGEADMAIRVTKPEGASLKVRQLQAQTFGVYGVPGYLRQRGRPRSERELEGHDLVVVGGELGALPEARWMEKQQGARVVLRTNSMPALLAAVRKGIGLAVLPAGWAQVESELERLFDVPELPRRPMWLVIQPEAWERAAVRVVATRLRELLDPG